One genomic window of Arachis hypogaea cultivar Tifrunner chromosome 8, arahy.Tifrunner.gnm2.J5K5, whole genome shotgun sequence includes the following:
- the LOC140174714 gene encoding uncharacterized protein, translating to MVAKLVKVIAQTDLIKYMLSFPMLRGCLGKWMLALTKFDLQYVPTKAVKVQVITDFLIDNLKDLNDQGANVIDIEVDYWKLYFDGSKRKDEYEALIFGLEILISKGAMKVQILGDSQLVLKQLSKEFKCNNEKLQKIHNEIANELVQIASRYRIGLETLKKLASIHQILVHANKREVLCIDEWKDTDWRKPIAQYLRNPSIPVDRKIKLQAINFVLMADELYKKGIDGNFSRCLGQDDQNIALGEVHNGICGAHHAGEKKKWVLYRNHVYWPSIIKNYIDYAKACQECQKHGSIQQITASELHSIIKPWPFKGWAFGLIGLIHPPSSKQHKFILVAIDYFTKWVEAVPLIEVGQNKIIDFIEEHIIHRFGISQTLSTDQGTMFTGQRIKNFAASRNINIVTSSPYYVQTNGQVEAANKS from the exons ATGGTGGCTAAATTAGTGAAGGTTATAGCACAAACTGATCTCATCAAATACATGTTGAGTTTCCCAATGTTACGAGGATGTTTAGGAAAATGGATGCTAGCCTTGACAAAGTTTGATTTACAGTATGTCCCGACCAAAGCTGTGAAAGTTCAGGTCATTACAGATTTTCTTATAGATAATTTGAAAGATCTGAATGACCAGGGGGCAAATGTAATCGACATTGAAGTCGATTATTGGAAGTTATATTTTGATGGATCAAAGCGTAAAGATG AGTACGAAGCTTTGATTTTTGGTCTCGAAATATTAATTAGTAAAGGGGCTATGAAAGTTCAAATATTAGGGGATTCTCAGTTGGTTTTGAAACAATTATCGAAGGAGTTCAAATGCAATAATGAGAAGTTGCAAAA GATTCATAATGAAATTGCTAATGAATTAGTCCAAATCGCTTCGAGATATAGAATCGGTCTAGAAACTCTTAAAAAATTGGCTAGTATCCATCAAATATTAGTGCATGCGAATAAAAGAGAGGTTTTGTGCATAGATGAATGGAAAGATACTGATTGGAGAAAGCCTATTGCTCAGTATTTAAGGAATCCCAGTATTCCAGTCGATAGAAAGATAAAACTGCAAGCAATAAATTTTGTCTTGATGGCTGATGAGTTGTATAAGAAAGGGATCGATGGAAATTTTTCGAGATGTTTAGGCCAAGATGATCAAAATATTGCTTTGGGCGAAGTCCATAATGGGATATGTGGTGCCCATCATGCAGGAGAAAAGAAGAAATGGGTGTTATATCGCAATCACGTGTATTGGCCatccataataaaaaattatattgattatGCAAAGGCATGTCAGGAGTGTCAAAAGCATGGTTCGATACAACAGATCACAGCATCTGAGTTGCACTCGATCATAAAACCATGGCCATTTAAAGGTTGGGCTTTTGGTCTGATTGGGTTAATTCACCCTCCTTCATCGAAACAGCATAAATTTATCTTAGTAGCaattgattattttacaaaatgggtTGAAGCAGTTCCTCTAATAGAGGTtggtcaaaataaaataatagatttcATTGAGGAACATATAATCCATCGATTTGGAATTTCTCAAACATTGAGCACTGATCAAGGAACTATGTTTACTGGTCagcgaattaaaaattttgctGCCTCGAGGAATATCAATATAGTTACTTCAAGTCCTTATTATGTACAAACTAATGGTCAAGTAGAGGCAGCAAATAAATCTTGA
- the LOC112707135 gene encoding transmembrane E3 ubiquitin-protein ligase FLY2 has translation MRFDMVPSERFKLWLRIALGWWIFLLFLPSVTGLRPLRERTRSWGDEWLTRKDETDSGPFSQWNITGTYRGSWKFSDAANGSSRFPDIRKTTGNSVIELVSTPTKITGVHYVQGVIIFHDVFDNEYNVGGAQIRVEGVYIWPFRQLRMVANSGKEGELNQDGDYILSNPYHLLGVFSSQVLQDSSRDKMWRKKHSPMHDMEKHCNIEIAAQLSRLPSTKNEGEHDRFHLEGLMESPSTDDDGDCFSPLLLNTTSVNIEVYYNKAVNYTLMVTFVSFLQVLLLIRQMEHSSTQSGAAKVSILLIGQQAIMDAYLCLLHLTAGILVESLFNAFATAAFFKFVVFSIFEMRYLLTIWKANRPLSSGEGWEAMRRELSVLYSRFYGILLGGILLMYEFHHHLKPILLLIYSFWIPQIITNVIRDSRKPLHPHYILGISVTRLAIPLYVFGCPNNFMRIQPDKSWCVSLAAFIGLQASVLLLQHYLGSRWFIPRQILPEKYSYYRRFNQDARHAMDCVICMTSIDLNQRSNDCMVTPCDHFFHSGCLQRWMDIKMECPTCRRSLPPA, from the exons ATGAGATTTGACATGGTTCCCAGTGAAAGATTCAAGCTTTGGCTAAGAATTGCACTTGGGTGGTGGATTTTTCTACTGTTTCTTCCCTCTGTGACTGGTCTCAGACCCTTACGGGAAAGAACTCGTTCTTGGGGTGATGAG TGGCTTACAAGAAAAGATGAGACTGATAGTGGTCCATTTTCACAATGGAACATAACTGGAACTTATAGAG GGAGTTGGAAGTTTTCAGATGCCGCAAATGGCTCTTCCAGATTTCCAGACATCAGAAAAACAACTGGTAATTCTGTGATTGAATTAGTTAGTACACCAACGAAGATAACTGGAGTACATTACGTTCAG GGGGTTATTATATTCCATGATGTGTTTGACAATGAATATAATGTTGGTGGTGCCCAGATCAGAGTGGAAGGTGTATATATATGGCCTTTTAGACAGCTTCGAATGGTAGCCAACAG TGGAAAAGAGGGAGAATTGAATCAGGATGGAGATTATATTTTATCCAATCCATACCATCTG CTTGGAGTTTTCTCATCTCAGGTACTGCAAGATTCTTCCCGAGATAAGATGTGGAGAAAGAAACATT CTCCAATGCATGACATGGAGAAACATTGTAATATTGAAATTGCTGCACAGCTTTCACGCTTACCATCAACCAAAAATG AAGGAGAACATGATCGATTTCACCTCGAAGGTTTGATGGAGAGTCCCTCCACGGATGATGATGGGGACTGTTTCTCACCTTTACTGTTAAATACAACTTCTGTCAACATTGAGGTGTACTATAACAAAGCAGTGAACTATACCTTGATGGTTACTTTT GTTTCTTTCTTGCAAGTTCTTCTACTGATTCGTCAAATGGAGCATAGCAGCACTCAATct GGGGCTGCTAAGGTTTCAATATTGTTGATTGGCCAGCAGGCGATAATGGATGCTTATCTTTGCCTTTTACATCTGACTGCAGGAATACTAGTTG AATCCTTGTTTAATGCTTTTGCAACTGCTGCATTTTTCAAGTTCGTCGTCTTTTCAATATTTGAGATGAGATATCTCCTCACCATCTGGAAGGCAAATAGGCCTTTGAGTAGCGGAGAAGGTTGGGAGGCAATGAGGCGCGAACTTTCCGTCTTATATAGCCGTTTCT ATGGAATCCTGTTGGGAGGCATTCTCCTCATGTACGAGTTCCATCACCATTTGAAACCTATTCTTCTTCTTATATACTCCTTTTGGATACCTCAGATAATCACCAACGTTATCCGTGACTCGCGCAAGCCGCTGCATCCTCATTATATCCTCGGGATATCTGTTACTCGCCTAGCAATCCCGCTATATGTTTTTGGTTGCCCAAACAACTTCATGCGCATACAGCCGGACAAGAGCTGGTGTGTTTCGTTGGCTGCATTTATTGGCCTTCAAGCTTCAGTTCTTCTTCTGCAGCATTATCTCGGCTCACGGTGGTTCATCCCTCGCCAG ATACTGCCCGAGAAGTACAGCTATTATAGGAGGTTTAATCAAGATGCAAGACACGCTATGGATTGTGTTATTTGCATGACATCCATTGATCTTAATCAACGGTCTAATGATTGTATG GTGACACCTTGTGATCATTTCTTTCACTCTGGTTGTCTGCAAAGATGGATGGATATAAAGATGGAGTGCCCAACTTGCCGGCGCTCGCTACCGCCTGCATAA
- the LOC112707139 gene encoding squamosa promoter-binding-like protein 4, producing the protein MDRGGGEDAPLEAKREPKPDEDHNNNNKKKKKKEVPVTWVSGKKGSGGGMRCCQAEKCKADLEEARQYHRRHRVCEYHAKAQVVLVSGIRQRFCQQCSRFHEIGEFDDTKRSCRRRLAGHNQRRRKNCDSQAEGSRRKGICPRLKKDTACGDDRSRIQIAIQESGAYKHFQIR; encoded by the exons ATGGACCGGGGTGGTGGTGAAGACGCGCCGCTAGAGGCGAAGAGGGAGCCTAAGCCGGATGaagatcataataataataataagaagaagaagaagaaagaagtgccGGTGACATGGGTTAGCGGGAAGAAAGGTTCCGGTGGTGGCATGCGGTGTTGTCAAGCTGAGAAGTGCAAGGCGGATCTTGAGGAGGCAAGGCAGTACCATAGGAGGCACAGGGTGTGTGAGTACCATGCCAAGGCTCAGGTGGTTCTTGTTTCCGGCATTAGACAACGCTTCTGTCAGCAATGTAGCAG GTTCCATGAGATAGGTGAATTTGATGACACAAAAAGAAGTTGCCGGAGGCGTTTGGCCGGACACAACCAACGGCGAAGAAAGAACTGTGATTCTCAAGCAGAAGGGTCGAGGCGCAAAGGGATATGTCCTCGGTTGAAGAAGGACACTGCCTGTGGAGATGATAGGAGCAGAATTCAGATTGCAATCCAAGAGAGTGGAGCTTATAAACATTTCCAGATAAGATGA
- the LOC112707136 gene encoding ADP,ATP carrier protein 1, mitochondrial has protein sequence MEGGPYMMQHPSISQKLGGGSFLVSKLATGFHSSNSSSSGIYLNGFAAVTSMVSPVTAYSPAEKGGATTSFIVDFLMGGVSAAVSKTAAAPIERVKLLIQNQDEMLKTGRLSHPYKGIGDCFARTIKDEGVLSLWRGNTANVIRYFPTQALNFAFKDYFKKLFNFKKERDGYWKWFAGNLASGGAAGASSLLFVYSLDFARTRLANDAKVAAKQGGQRQFNGLIDVYTKTIKSDGITGLYRGFTISCVGIVVYRGLYFGMYDSLKPVVLVDGLQDSFFASFFLGWGITIGAGLASYPIDTVRRRMMMTSGEAVKYSGSADAFKQIIAKEGAKSLFKGAGANILRAVAGAGVLAGYDKLQLLLFGKKYGSGGGG, from the exons ATGGAGGGTGGACCTTATATGATGCAGCATCCATCAATATCACAGAAGCTAGGTGGAGGATCTTTTCTTGTGTCCAAGCTTGCCACTGGATTTCACTCAAGCAACTCTTCCAGCAGTGGCATTTACCTCAATGGCTTTGCGGCCGTGACCTCGATGGTATCGCCGGTCACAGCTTACTCTCCGGCGGAGAAAGGAGGAGCTACTACTTCTTTCATAGTGGATTTTCTGATGGGAGGAGTGTCTGCTGCTGTGTCTAAGACTGCGGCCGCGCCGATCGAGAGAGTTAAGCTGCTAATTCAGAACCAGGATGAGATGCTCAAGACTGGTCGGTTGTCTCATCCGTACAAGGGAATTGGTGATTGTTTTGCTAGAACTATTAAGGATGAAGGGGTGCTTTCACTTTGGAGAGGAAACACTGCTAATGTTATCAGATACTTCCCTACTCAG GCGCTGAACTTTGCTTTCAAGGATTATTTTAAGAAGCTCTTCAACTTCAAGAAAGAAAGAGATGGCTACTGGAAATGGTTTGCTGGGAACTTGGCATCTGGTGGGGCTGCCGGAGCTTCTTCCCTCTTGTTTGTTTATTCTTTGGACTTTGCCAGAACTCGTTTGGCCAATGATGCCAAGGTTGCTGCTAAGCAGGGTGGTCAAAGGCAGTTCAATGGCTTGATTGATGTTTACACCAAAACCATTAAATCCGATGGTATCACTGGCCTTTATCGCGGATTCACCATCTCTTGTGTTGGGATTGTTGTGTATCGTGGTCTCTATTTCGGAATGTATGATTCTTTGAAACCGGTTGTTCTGGTCGATGGCTTGCAG GATAGTTTCTTTGCAAGTTTCTTTTTGGGTTGGGGGATCACAATAGGTGCTGGCTTGGCCTCTTACCCCATTGATACTGTTCGTAGAAGAATGATGATGACATCAGGAGAAGCCGTGAAATACAGCGGCTCCGCCGATGCATTCAAGCAGATCATCGCCAAAGAGGGTGCTAAGTCGCTCTTCAAAGGTGCCGGTGCAAACATATTGCGTGCTGTTGCAGGTGCGGGTGTGCTTGCTGGTTATGACAAGCTACAGCTCCTCTTGTTTGGAAAGAAATATGGTTCTGGTGGTGGAGGCTAA
- the LOC112705285 gene encoding serine/threonine-protein phosphatase 7 long form homolog, translating into MAKRHKARDVDRPELHIVNYLSNPDYSSRMMTCDHPLPPDRYHPSVEDHLRVTGFYHASQIGVVQGQKALINALVERWRPETHTFHLPIGECTVTLEDVAVILGLPTNGLPVTGMTLSSFEALEGECFHQFGVAPRKADCRGSGIKMTWLRNLKERIQLTDENSMQRYVKCHIMLLLGTILLGDKSGASVHWKFLPLLRDFHSISNFSWGSACLAHLYRSLCRASRFDCKEIYGPLTLLLAWFWIRLPYLAPPTREPRSFPLANRWRNWERGDNRYRYLSLAHFRKALDEVQEGQVCFY; encoded by the exons ATGGCTAAAAGACACAAAGCTAGAGATGTTGATCGTCCTGAACTTCACATTGTAAATTATTTGTCTAATCCTGATTAT AGTTCACGGATGATGACATGTGACCACCCACTGCCTCCTGATCGGTACCATCCAAGTGTAGAGGATCATTTACGGGTTACTGGGTTTTATCATGCCTCTCAGATTGGAGTAGTTCAAGGCCAGAAAGCATTGATAAATGCTTTAGTTGAGAGGTGGCGGCCGGAAACACACACCTTCCACCTTCCGATTGGTGAGTGCACAGTGACCCTGGAGGATGTAGCCGTTATTTTGGGCCTCCCGACGAACGGCCTTCCGGTGACGGGGATGACCTTGAGCAGCTTTGAAGCATTGGAGGGTGAGTGTTTCCATCAGTTTGGGGTTGCACCGAGAAAGGCCGACTGCAGAGGGAGCGGCATAAAAATGACATGGCTTAGGAATCTAAAAGAACGTATACAACTGACTGACGAAAACAGTATGCAGAGGTACGTCAAGTGCCACATTATGTTGTTATTGGGTACTATCTTACTTGGAGACAAGTCAGGGGCATCTGTGCACTGGAAGTTTCTGCCTTTGCTCCGGGATTTTCATAGTATCAGTAATTTTAGTTGGGGATCGGCATGTTTGGCGCACCTATACCGGTCCTTATGCCGGGCCTCTCGTTTTGATTGTAAAGAAATCTATGGTCCGTTAACACTTCTGCTAGCTTGGTTTTGGATCCGCCTACCCTATCTTGCGCCCCCTACTAGGGAACCACGCAGTTTTCCGCTTGCAAACAG gtggcgtaactgggagcgTGGTGACAATCGGTATAGATATCTTAGTCTCGCCCACTTTAGGAAGGCGTTAGATGAGGTTCAGGAAGGGCAGGTGTGTTTTTATTAG